One region of Sulfurisphaera ohwakuensis genomic DNA includes:
- a CDS encoding M48 family metalloprotease, with translation MVNPVIRAIRKIIYFFTSLILADVLLAIVTETVAKGNPYLYPIFTKVTLALSLFLIGVVVVSFAILFIKYRKIIVPSVREVVHSKREDIIYQPALISVKTRVINSIIIGLLTFLIVISGLYYLHYIAPYSPIGFVVDTFIIFTISILVDGLVISKIKPFRDIKPGEVKVVTVYSRTPGVAAEVLTFSRNSFSKRLVILSSILPPSIMETIKAHEMEHIKEHHVLIRSIFFYLIISLALVSVELISIFLLVELHPHHFSFTINSTYVVKTLLLLISLIIIYLLVVRVTESRADAAAFKAIGAEAYDHIVTLIKMLRENAQKNFNPALGLPLLVKISPLLEKITHTSSREALKTGDPLSSLSQWEIPAVFAFFGSVIGVLRFASVNLILLAFPLFFVGMFVVIVLVGLVFLPLTRSYGGTQKGRMNFSFLVSGMYLITDVITLSVIYNFYLALLVLVSGLVLSLLIERSFLSDTRTAVKTFLITFAVYEAINFSLFLIFLGSHLGVF, from the coding sequence ATGGTAAACCCCGTAATAAGAGCTATTAGAAAGATTATTTATTTTTTTACGTCCCTAATTCTTGCGGATGTATTATTAGCCATAGTGACAGAAACAGTAGCTAAAGGAAACCCATATCTGTACCCCATTTTTACCAAAGTAACTTTAGCTCTATCACTATTTCTTATAGGAGTAGTAGTAGTTTCATTTGCTATTCTCTTCATTAAGTATCGTAAGATTATAGTACCTTCTGTGCGTGAGGTAGTTCATAGTAAGCGAGAAGATATAATTTATCAACCTGCATTAATATCAGTAAAAACTCGTGTTATCAATTCTATTATTATCGGCTTATTGACTTTCTTAATAGTAATATCAGGATTATACTACTTACACTATATTGCACCTTATTCTCCTATAGGGTTTGTAGTTGATACATTTATCATATTCACAATTTCAATCTTAGTTGATGGACTTGTAATCTCTAAGATTAAGCCTTTCAGAGATATAAAACCGGGAGAGGTAAAAGTGGTAACCGTATACTCAAGAACACCAGGTGTTGCGGCTGAAGTATTAACGTTTTCCCGTAATTCCTTTTCTAAAAGGTTGGTAATTTTAAGTAGTATTTTACCCCCTAGTATCATGGAAACTATAAAAGCTCATGAAATGGAGCACATTAAGGAGCATCATGTACTTATCCGTTCTATCTTCTTTTATTTAATTATATCCTTAGCCCTTGTGTCGGTTGAACTAATTTCTATTTTTTTATTAGTAGAACTACATCCACATCATTTTTCTTTTACTATAAATTCTACATATGTAGTCAAAACTTTATTACTCTTAATAAGTCTAATAATTATTTATTTACTAGTTGTGAGGGTTACAGAATCTAGAGCTGATGCCGCAGCTTTTAAAGCTATTGGTGCAGAGGCATATGATCACATAGTTACCTTGATCAAAATGTTAAGAGAGAATGCCCAGAAAAATTTTAATCCCGCTTTGGGCTTGCCCCTTTTAGTGAAGATTTCGCCTTTGCTAGAAAAGATTACTCATACATCCTCTAGAGAGGCCTTGAAGACTGGTGATCCTTTATCATCTTTGAGTCAATGGGAGATTCCAGCTGTTTTTGCCTTTTTTGGGTCTGTAATAGGAGTTTTAAGGTTTGCTTCTGTGAATCTTATTCTTCTTGCTTTTCCACTCTTTTTTGTTGGAATGTTTGTTGTTATTGTGCTTGTTGGATTGGTTTTTCTACCTTTGACGAGAAGTTATGGTGGGACGCAGAAGGGAAGGATGAACTTCTCTTTTCTTGTTTCGGGGATGTACTTGATAACTGATGTTATCACGCTAAGTGTAATTTATAACTTTTATCTTGCCTTACTAGTCCTAGTTTCGGGACTTGTTTTATCCTTATTAATTGAGAGATCTTTTCTTAGTGATACGAGGACTGCAGTAAAGACTTTCCTAATTACTTTCGCAGTCTATGAGGCTATAAATTTTTCTCTTTTCCTTATCTTTTTAGGATCTCATCTAGGTGTGTTTTAA
- a CDS encoding stage II sporulation protein M — protein sequence MDKEILKLYLTFWSGLLSGWVINNFTGFDKPVLVHELPIPDYALLTHIIEENFIFALILFLIGNGTAQKIVAFAISAFYGQIVFKFGLIVGLVGTIPHGLIELLGFSFIAYAGQKFKAKTSFVKPLLIGYIMLAVAALIESTLSIYIFQHVV from the coding sequence ATGGATAAGGAAATACTTAAACTCTACTTAACTTTTTGGTCTGGCCTACTCTCTGGATGGGTGATTAATAACTTTACAGGTTTTGATAAGCCGGTATTGGTACACGAGCTTCCAATACCAGATTACGCTTTGCTTACTCATATTATAGAGGAAAACTTTATCTTTGCGTTAATACTTTTCTTAATAGGTAATGGGACTGCACAGAAAATAGTTGCATTCGCTATATCCGCATTCTATGGCCAAATCGTATTTAAGTTTGGGCTAATAGTTGGATTAGTAGGTACAATACCTCATGGTTTGATAGAGCTTCTTGGTTTTAGCTTCATAGCCTATGCAGGGCAAAAATTCAAGGCTAAGACAAGCTTCGTTAAACCATTATTGATAGGCTATATAATGTTAGCGGTAGCTGCCCTTATAGAATCCACGCTCTCTATTTATATTTTTCAACATGTAGTTTAA
- a CDS encoding ABC transporter ATP-binding protein: MRFLEIKGLRVFYPESSYSLNIDSLEVKEGESILIAGKSGSGKSTLLNSINGVIPHEIEAEEEGEVKVFGIDVKKSTIQQIARYVGTLLQDPDSQIFNYYVIEELAFGAENLNLPKEEILNRINEVSQIVGISHLLNRETFKLSGGEKQRVVLGSILTMNPKALILDEPTSSIDLKGTREILATLRGLKEKISMIIAEHKLKKVLDFVDRVIVLDKGKIIYDIKKDNVKELDFEDLGLEPLKLSSPPEKRRDGEVVLEAKVKVTDGDRVIVDTEIVLKRGISALIGDNGSGKSTLLKALAGILPSNLRFYGSIKVEGKEVSKLPVEKRGEIIAYLPQEIDLMFTKKTVREEVSYPAKIRRKYDERVINDLLKRFNLPEDQDPFLLSVGQKRRVAISSLLATGVKVFLLDEPTTGQDWYNRKMLGEELRSIDASFLVVTHDPIFVYYYADRAYKMVNGRVIPISPEDVIKDW; encoded by the coding sequence ATGAGATTCTTAGAAATTAAGGGATTGAGAGTTTTTTACCCTGAGAGTTCCTACTCTTTAAATATAGATTCCCTTGAGGTTAAAGAAGGGGAATCGATTTTAATAGCTGGTAAATCTGGTTCTGGGAAATCAACTCTCCTTAATTCAATTAACGGTGTGATCCCTCATGAGATAGAGGCTGAAGAAGAGGGCGAGGTTAAGGTTTTCGGTATTGATGTTAAAAAATCGACTATTCAGCAAATAGCTAGATATGTGGGAACCCTTTTACAAGATCCAGATTCGCAAATATTTAATTATTACGTAATTGAAGAGTTAGCTTTTGGTGCTGAGAACTTAAACTTACCAAAAGAGGAGATTTTGAACAGAATCAATGAGGTTTCTCAAATAGTTGGTATATCTCATCTTTTGAATAGGGAGACTTTTAAATTATCTGGAGGTGAAAAGCAGAGGGTAGTCTTAGGAAGTATTCTTACGATGAATCCGAAAGCTTTAATTCTTGACGAACCCACATCAAGCATAGATTTAAAGGGTACTAGGGAAATTCTGGCTACATTAAGAGGGTTAAAGGAAAAGATAAGTATGATTATTGCTGAACATAAATTAAAGAAAGTACTGGATTTTGTTGATAGGGTTATAGTCCTTGATAAAGGTAAGATCATTTACGATATTAAGAAGGACAATGTTAAGGAGTTGGACTTTGAGGATTTGGGTTTAGAACCTTTAAAGCTTTCCTCTCCTCCAGAAAAAAGAAGGGATGGCGAGGTTGTTCTTGAGGCAAAGGTTAAGGTTACTGATGGTGATAGGGTTATCGTAGACACGGAAATCGTATTAAAGAGGGGGATTTCGGCGTTAATTGGCGATAACGGTAGTGGCAAGTCTACTCTTTTAAAAGCATTAGCTGGTATTTTACCTTCAAATTTAAGGTTCTACGGGAGTATTAAGGTTGAGGGAAAGGAGGTTTCCAAGCTTCCTGTTGAAAAGAGGGGTGAGATAATTGCTTATTTACCCCAGGAAATCGACTTGATGTTTACTAAGAAGACTGTTAGGGAGGAGGTATCATATCCTGCAAAGATTAGAAGGAAGTATGATGAAAGAGTAATTAACGATTTATTGAAGAGGTTTAATTTGCCAGAAGATCAAGACCCTTTCCTTCTCTCTGTTGGACAGAAGAGGAGAGTTGCAATTTCTTCCCTTTTAGCTACTGGAGTCAAGGTTTTTCTCCTTGACGAGCCTACTACAGGTCAGGATTGGTATAACAGAAAGATGTTAGGGGAGGAGTTGAGGAGTATAGATGCCAGCTTTCTTGTGGTTACTCATGATCCCATATTTGTCTACTACTATGCTGATAGAGCTTATAAGATGGTTAATGGGAGGGTTATTCCCATCTCACCAGAAGATGTTATTAAAGATTGGTGA
- a CDS encoding energy-coupling factor transporter transmembrane component T family protein: MILHEITSWLIVIASSISPFYLLFKILGFKGFEKLTTYVESKTLYHKLHPLVKLLIVFIVTIICAESIWWVGMLAGIISLYFYYTLKRLRLILAFTSLQMISTVLDYSYFVSPNVIEEIFGNHLFVIWRFPGYFIYMGIDPYLTLQAIIYSLQVSMRIWGMFLYSGLIFLTTTPSQIIRSFHRMKVPMPITFAVTVALVSLPRIFDTADTIIKLQYMKGTKKWRAMFESFIPLFIYEFKRAKTVSVSAETRAFMAYKTRTYIDDIEFTKIDKTVVMLMLFLLVVDTYLVLIGLIPSIPFHP, translated from the coding sequence ATGATTCTTCATGAAATAACAAGTTGGTTAATAGTTATTGCATCGTCAATATCTCCATTTTATTTACTCTTTAAGATCCTCGGATTTAAGGGGTTTGAAAAATTGACTACTTATGTCGAGAGTAAAACATTATATCACAAACTTCACCCACTGGTGAAATTGTTAATAGTCTTTATAGTGACTATAATTTGTGCAGAGTCAATATGGTGGGTTGGAATGTTAGCGGGTATTATTTCTCTTTACTTTTACTACACTCTGAAGAGGCTTAGATTGATATTAGCTTTTACTTCACTCCAGATGATAAGTACTGTTCTTGATTACTCTTATTTTGTTTCCCCTAATGTGATAGAGGAGATTTTCGGAAATCATTTATTCGTTATTTGGAGGTTTCCTGGATATTTTATTTATATGGGTATAGACCCCTACCTTACTCTTCAAGCTATAATTTATTCCCTTCAAGTTAGTATGAGGATTTGGGGAATGTTTCTTTATTCCGGTCTAATTTTCCTTACAACTACTCCATCTCAAATCATAAGGTCATTTCATAGAATGAAGGTTCCCATGCCAATTACTTTTGCAGTTACTGTAGCCTTAGTATCTCTTCCTAGAATTTTTGACACTGCTGATACTATAATAAAACTACAGTATATGAAGGGGACTAAGAAGTGGAGGGCCATGTTCGAATCTTTTATCCCTCTCTTCATTTATGAATTTAAGAGAGCAAAAACAGTGAGCGTTTCTGCGGAAACAAGGGCTTTCATGGCTTATAAGACTAGAACTTACATTGACGATATAGAGTTTACAAAAATTGATAAGACTGTTGTAATGTTAATGTTATTTCTTTTAGTCGTTGATACTTATCTAGTTTTGATAGGATTAATTCCTTCTATACCATTCCATCCGTAA